A stretch of Microbacterium sp. LWH3-1.2 DNA encodes these proteins:
- a CDS encoding RDD family protein, whose protein sequence is MPAVEPSIVDIHQDEVLTGEAVALDVQPLGFFMRALGVIIDMILGVVVFLLLVWGLTWLTGIGAVDEAVMPILTIVLLVLVMVVIPTVVETSARGRSLGKLAVGGRIVRTDGGASGFRHAFIRALVGVFELWFTLGAVAALVGAFTPRSQRLGDLLAGTYSERTRTPRLPDPQLGIPPVLAEWAAVADVARLPERLSRRLAQFARSAPSMEPTARARVAASLAREAAEHVSPVPSVDPETFLIGVVAVRRERELRALRLETARADALAGPVSAPPRGFPER, encoded by the coding sequence ATGCCCGCCGTAGAGCCCTCGATCGTCGACATCCACCAGGACGAGGTGCTCACCGGCGAGGCCGTCGCGCTGGATGTGCAGCCGCTCGGGTTCTTCATGCGGGCGCTCGGGGTGATCATCGACATGATCCTCGGCGTCGTGGTGTTCCTGCTGCTGGTGTGGGGCCTCACCTGGCTCACCGGGATCGGCGCCGTGGACGAGGCGGTGATGCCGATCCTCACGATCGTGCTGCTCGTGCTCGTCATGGTCGTGATCCCGACCGTCGTCGAGACCTCCGCTCGCGGGCGCAGCCTCGGCAAGCTCGCCGTGGGCGGGCGCATCGTGCGCACCGACGGCGGAGCCTCGGGCTTCCGGCACGCGTTCATCCGCGCCCTCGTCGGCGTCTTCGAACTGTGGTTCACGCTGGGCGCCGTCGCCGCGCTCGTCGGCGCCTTCACCCCCCGGTCGCAGCGCCTCGGCGACCTGCTCGCCGGCACCTACTCCGAGCGCACGCGCACGCCGCGCCTGCCCGACCCGCAGCTCGGCATCCCGCCGGTGCTGGCCGAGTGGGCGGCCGTCGCGGACGTCGCACGACTCCCCGAGCGCCTCTCGCGGCGTCTGGCTCAGTTCGCCAGGTCGGCGCCGAGCATGGAGCCCACCGCACGCGCGCGGGTCGCAGCATCCCTCGCCCGCGAAGCCGCCGAGCACGTCTCACCGGTGCCGTCCGTCGATCCCGAGACCTTCCTCATCGGGGTCGTCGCCGTGCGCCGGGAGCGCGAGCTACGCGCGTTGCGGCTCGAGACCGCACGCGCGGATGCACTGGCGGGCCCGGTGTCGGCCCCGCCGCGCGGCTTCCCCGAGCGCTGA
- a CDS encoding stage II sporulation protein M, with the protein MDLDALTAARREEWARLDELSRARHLSGAEVDELVTRYRAASADLADAKTSAGRSIQGDHVSTMLGRARLRLTGAPENAMRQIPRFFALQLPAALYRVRWTTLAIAVGFVIVMVVVALWVSGDPALIASLGSRAQLEQYAENQFTDYYSENPAAVFAGTVWTNNAWIAAQCVLFGITGVWPIMVLVQNAVGVGTAAAVMAAFDRGDVFVLYILPHGLLELTCIFVAGAAGLQIFWAWVAPGPRSRGEALAAAGRSLATIAIGLVIALGVSGVIEGFVTAQPWPWPVKIGIGAVALALFLVYMLVVGRRAHRLGETGDLTEYEAGTPTLVAG; encoded by the coding sequence ATGGATCTCGACGCGCTGACCGCCGCTCGGCGCGAGGAATGGGCGCGGCTCGACGAGCTCAGCCGCGCCCGCCACCTCTCGGGCGCCGAGGTGGACGAGCTCGTCACGCGATATCGCGCGGCCTCCGCCGACCTCGCCGACGCGAAGACGTCCGCGGGCCGCAGCATCCAAGGAGATCACGTCTCGACCATGCTGGGCCGCGCCCGGCTGCGGCTGACGGGTGCACCCGAGAACGCGATGCGGCAGATCCCGCGTTTCTTCGCGCTGCAGCTGCCGGCGGCGCTGTACCGCGTGCGGTGGACGACGCTCGCGATCGCGGTCGGGTTCGTCATCGTGATGGTCGTCGTCGCGCTGTGGGTATCGGGCGACCCCGCGCTGATCGCGAGCCTCGGCAGCCGGGCACAGCTCGAGCAGTACGCCGAGAACCAGTTCACCGACTACTACAGCGAGAACCCTGCGGCCGTGTTCGCCGGGACGGTGTGGACGAACAACGCCTGGATCGCGGCGCAATGCGTGCTGTTCGGCATCACCGGCGTCTGGCCGATCATGGTGCTGGTGCAGAACGCCGTCGGCGTGGGAACCGCGGCCGCGGTGATGGCGGCGTTCGACCGTGGCGACGTGTTCGTGCTCTACATCCTCCCGCACGGCCTGCTCGAGCTCACCTGCATCTTCGTGGCGGGCGCCGCGGGTCTGCAGATCTTCTGGGCATGGGTGGCTCCCGGGCCACGCTCGCGCGGCGAGGCCCTCGCCGCGGCGGGTCGCTCCCTCGCGACGATTGCGATCGGGCTGGTGATCGCCCTCGGCGTCTCGGGGGTCATCGAGGGTTTCGTGACGGCGCAGCCGTGGCCATGGCCGGTCAAGATCGGCATCGGCGCGGTGGCGCTGGCCCTGTTCCTCGTGTACATGCTCGTGGTCGGGCGCCGCGCGCACCGGCTGGGGGAGACCGGAGATCTCACCGAGTACGAGGCCGGCACGCCGACCCTCGTCGCCGGATGA